One Xiphophorus maculatus strain JP 163 A chromosome 10, X_maculatus-5.0-male, whole genome shotgun sequence genomic region harbors:
- the LOC102225314 gene encoding forkhead box protein L1: protein MFDHSDYPFNCFNYDGDGYPTSGTDEDKKICRPAYSFSVCGSYIALIAMAIQQNPDQRVTLSGIYDFIMRRFPYYRSNQRAWQNSIRHNLSLNSCFIKVPRTEGNEKGKGNFWTFAAGCESMLDLFENGNFRRRRRRRNPKIGLRDPAEVRRDPAARRPQLDSALRALPPDRPGPLQNRRQKSEPEIKFSIDYILSAPDPPPAAFRTGAGPVRLGPTGPPVLEPPHLNLHFWTL, encoded by the exons ATGTTCGATCACTCCGACTATCCGTTCAACTGTTTCAACTATGACGGGGACGGATACCCGACCTCTGGGACGGACGAAGACAAGAAGATATGCAGACCCGCTTACAG CTTTTCTGTGTGTGGCAGCTACATCGCTCTGATCGCCATGGCGATCCAGCAGAACCCGGACCAGCGGGTCACTCTGTCCGGCATCTACGACTTCATCATGAGGCGGTTCCCCTACTACCGGTCCAACCAGCGAGCCTGGCAGAACTCCATCCGGCACAACCTGTCGCTCAACAGCTGCTTCATCAAG GTTCCGCGGACGGAGGGGAACGAGAAGGGGAAGGGGAACTTCTGGACCTTCGCCGCCGGCTGCGAGTCGATGCTCGACCTCTTCGAGAACGGAAACTTCcggcgccgccgccgccgccggaACCCCAAGATCGGCCTCCGGGACCCGGCTGAGGTTCGGCGAGACCCGGCGGCACGGCGACCGCAGCTGGACTCCGCCCTCCGCGCGCTGCCCCCTGACCGGCCCGGCCCACTCCAGAACCGCCGCCAGAAATCCGAGCCGGAGATCAAGTTCAGCATCGATTACATCCTGTCCGCTCCGGACCCGCCGCCGGCCGCGTTCAGGACCGGTGCCGGCCCGGTTCGCCTGGGCCCGACCGGGCCGCCGGTTCTGGAGCCTCCGCACCTCAACCTGCACTTCTGGACTCTCTGA